Proteins co-encoded in one Sulfurimonas sp. HSL1-2 genomic window:
- a CDS encoding FAD-dependent oxidoreductase: MKPDLIIVGAGLNGLLLAHLLQGHYRITLLEARPRIGGRILTVEEAGERFDLGPTWVWPHQHHIRHLVDALGLTLFRHYDQGAFAYDAPEGVQYFRTGQNAPSYRIEGGAGMLTSSLAERLGEVDIRLETPVRTIASDGEGVTVHTDGEALRAAHCIVTLPPRLCADTIAFEPPLAAPVREKMLAIPTWMGFSSKCIVTYAEPFWRARGLSGFATSHRGPLSEVHDASTRNKGALFGFYHTRSADDAQPERVFEQLTRLFGPEARDYEVFRYHNWRSDPYTSVPADREPLDAHPRYGMETAVSECLHFCGTETESQEGGYLEGAVIAAMRLAKTLMEA; this comes from the coding sequence ATGAAACCGGATCTCATCATTGTAGGCGCAGGCCTGAACGGTCTGCTGCTGGCCCATCTGCTACAGGGGCACTACCGCATCACGCTGCTCGAAGCGCGGCCGCGCATCGGCGGAAGGATCCTTACCGTCGAGGAGGCGGGGGAGCGTTTCGACCTCGGACCGACCTGGGTCTGGCCCCACCAGCACCACATCCGGCACCTCGTCGATGCCCTGGGCCTCACCCTCTTCCGCCACTATGACCAGGGCGCCTTCGCCTATGATGCTCCCGAAGGCGTGCAGTACTTCCGCACCGGGCAAAACGCCCCCTCGTACAGGATCGAAGGGGGTGCCGGCATGCTGACCTCCTCCCTGGCCGAACGCCTCGGAGAGGTCGATATCCGGCTGGAGACCCCCGTACGCACGATCGCCTCGGACGGCGAAGGCGTCACCGTCCACACCGACGGGGAGGCGCTGCGCGCTGCACACTGCATCGTCACCCTTCCCCCGCGCCTCTGCGCCGACACCATCGCCTTCGAACCGCCGCTGGCCGCACCGGTGCGTGAAAAGATGCTCGCCATCCCGACCTGGATGGGCTTTTCGTCCAAGTGCATCGTCACCTATGCCGAACCCTTCTGGCGGGCGCGGGGACTGAGCGGGTTTGCCACCAGCCACCGCGGTCCCCTCTCCGAAGTGCACGACGCTTCAACCCGGAACAAGGGCGCGCTCTTCGGCTTTTACCATACCCGTTCCGCCGATGATGCCCAGCCCGAACGCGTCTTCGAACAGCTCACCCGCCTCTTCGGACCGGAGGCTCGCGATTACGAGGTTTTCCGCTACCACAACTGGCGCAGCGACCCCTACACCTCGGTCCCCGCCGACCGCGAGCCTCTCGATGCCCATCCCCGCTACGGGATGGAAACGGCGGTATCAGAGTGCCTGCACTTCTGCGGGACGGAGACCGAATCGCAGGAAGGGGGCTACCTCGAAGGCGCCGTTATTGCGGCAATGCGGCTTGCAAAAACATTAATGGAAGCCTAG
- the recQ gene encoding DNA helicase RecQ: protein MPDHATDKYSVLKDRFGHNAFRPLQEEAVDTVLAGRDLLMILPTGGGKSLSYQLPALLMEGTTVVISPLLALMHDQVQSLKAQGMRAEMLSSMQTAEESGEIVRRLYAGEIDFLYLSPERLNTEGMRTILSNIRLNYFVIDEAHCISEWGHEFRADYRALSQLRDFFPGIAIAAFTATATAHVREDILRLLRLNDPNVLQGQIYRDNLQITVRHRIKDGYDQLRDFLDDHKTESGIVYAFSRKSVEAVAHFLQQKGYAAAAYHAGMPTEQRNAVFDDFVHDRVRIIVATIAFGMGIDKSNIRYVFHMSLPKTVENYYQEIGRAGRDGDHADVVMLFGAQDLIQQKRFVEMNEDEQYKAHLMQKLGAVHRYASAETCRHQQLAEYFGDRIAPCGTHCDNCLEPEYDKRDITTEAQMLLSCVYRTGQRFGKSYLIDVLRGSREQKLLANGHDELSVYGVGEALNKKQWLVVIDRMLEIGAVDLNEHHGLFLTQEGLAVLKGEEKVLIRADRLNVRAKTVQKAAPEHFDYDTELFEALRALRFEIAQEQGVPPYVVFGDKTLKEMAASRPQTKAQMLEVGGVGEVKFERYGAQFLLLLQS from the coding sequence ATGCCCGATCACGCTACCGATAAATATTCCGTCCTCAAAGACCGCTTCGGCCACAACGCTTTCCGTCCGCTGCAGGAGGAGGCCGTCGACACCGTCCTTGCCGGCCGCGACCTGCTGATGATCCTGCCCACCGGCGGCGGGAAATCGCTCTCCTACCAGCTGCCTGCCCTGCTGATGGAAGGTACGACCGTCGTCATCTCCCCGCTGCTCGCCCTCATGCACGACCAGGTCCAGAGCCTCAAAGCCCAGGGGATGCGCGCGGAGATGCTCTCCTCGATGCAGACGGCGGAGGAGAGCGGCGAGATTGTACGGCGGCTCTATGCCGGGGAGATCGACTTTCTCTACCTCTCCCCCGAACGCCTCAACACGGAGGGGATGCGCACGATCCTTTCGAATATCCGGCTCAACTACTTCGTCATCGACGAAGCGCACTGTATCAGTGAATGGGGGCACGAGTTCCGGGCCGATTACCGTGCCCTCTCGCAGCTGCGCGATTTCTTTCCCGGGATCGCCATCGCCGCCTTTACCGCGACGGCGACGGCGCACGTGCGCGAAGACATCCTGCGCCTGCTGCGCCTGAACGACCCCAACGTCCTTCAGGGGCAGATCTACCGCGACAACCTCCAGATCACCGTCCGCCACCGCATCAAGGACGGGTATGACCAGCTCCGCGACTTCCTCGACGACCACAAAACGGAGAGCGGGATCGTCTACGCCTTCTCCCGCAAAAGCGTCGAGGCCGTTGCGCATTTCCTGCAGCAGAAAGGGTACGCCGCGGCGGCCTACCATGCCGGGATGCCGACGGAGCAGCGCAATGCCGTTTTTGATGACTTCGTCCACGACCGGGTCCGGATCATCGTCGCGACGATCGCGTTCGGGATGGGAATAGACAAGAGCAACATCCGTTACGTTTTCCACATGAGCCTCCCCAAGACGGTGGAGAACTACTACCAGGAGATCGGCCGGGCCGGACGTGACGGCGATCACGCCGACGTCGTCATGCTCTTCGGGGCCCAGGACCTGATCCAGCAGAAGCGGTTCGTCGAGATGAACGAGGATGAGCAGTACAAGGCGCACCTGATGCAGAAGCTCGGCGCCGTGCACCGCTACGCCTCGGCCGAGACCTGCCGGCATCAGCAGCTCGCCGAGTATTTCGGCGACCGAATCGCGCCCTGCGGGACGCACTGCGACAACTGCCTGGAGCCCGAGTACGACAAACGCGACATCACGACCGAGGCGCAGATGCTGCTCTCCTGTGTCTACCGTACCGGACAGCGCTTCGGCAAAAGCTACCTCATTGACGTGCTGCGCGGCTCGCGGGAGCAGAAGCTTCTCGCCAACGGGCATGACGAACTCTCCGTCTACGGGGTGGGCGAAGCCCTGAACAAGAAGCAGTGGCTCGTCGTCATCGACCGGATGCTCGAGATCGGGGCGGTGGACCTGAACGAACATCACGGCCTCTTTCTGACCCAGGAGGGGCTGGCCGTTCTCAAAGGCGAGGAAAAGGTCCTTATCCGCGCCGACCGCCTCAACGTCCGGGCCAAGACTGTCCAGAAAGCCGCGCCGGAGCATTTCGACTACGATACGGAGCTTTTCGAGGCGCTGCGGGCCCTGCGGTTCGAGATCGCCCAGGAGCAGGGGGTGCCGCCCTACGTCGTTTTCGGGGACAAGACCCTCAAGGAGATGGCGGCATCGCGGCCGCAGACGAAAGCGCAGATGCTCGAAGTGGGCGGTGTCGGCGAGGTGAAATTCGAGCGCTACGGGGCGCAGTTTTTGCTGCTGCTCCAGAGCTGA
- a CDS encoding ferredoxin-thioredoxin reductase catalytic domain-containing protein: MMQMVDMSSPEFLAELEKTKKFTDKVNAQFGWVYNPNHDVNEGVLMGLARHKMLYGKRFCPCFMVLEDENGKHKSADDRICPCKPAIDHEVPEEGKCHCGIFCTPEYASTHDM, translated from the coding sequence ATGATGCAGATGGTCGATATGAGTTCCCCGGAGTTCCTCGCGGAGCTCGAAAAAACGAAAAAATTCACCGACAAAGTCAACGCCCAGTTCGGATGGGTCTACAACCCCAATCATGATGTCAACGAGGGGGTCCTGATGGGCCTGGCCCGTCACAAGATGCTCTACGGAAAGCGCTTCTGCCCCTGTTTCATGGTCCTCGAGGACGAGAACGGCAAGCACAAAAGTGCCGATGACCGCATCTGTCCCTGCAAACCCGCCATCGATCACGAAGTCCCCGAAGAGGGCAAGTGCCACTGCGGGATCTTCTGTACCCCCGAATACGCTTCTACCCACGATATGTAA
- the edd gene encoding phosphogluconate dehydratase: MHPVILEVTERIRARSLPTRERYLQRIEAAHHAHRANREVLGCSNLAHAMAAESDDEKRKLAGTVTPHIGIVTAYNDMLSAHQPFATYPPLIKRALMDVGATAQVAGGVPAMCDGVTQSQPGMELSLFSRDTIAMATGIALSHNVFDGALYLGVCDKIVPGLLIGALTFGHLPAVFVPAGPMPSGISNAEKALVRQEYAQGKVGKDALLRTEAASYHSSGTCTFYGTANSNQMLMEIMGLHIPGSAFVNTNTPLRDALTTAAAQRAAALTQLGDDYLPVGRMIDECSFVNAVIGLMATGGSTNHTLHLIAMAKAAGIVLTWDDFDALSAVTPLLCKMYPNGQADVNHFRDAGGMGLVIRELLDAGLLHEEVQTVMGPGLRRYAESPLLEAGKLAFVPAPEVSRNPDVVSTVGEPFSHEGGLALLEGNLGRSVIKISALKPELMHIEGEARVFDSQEALQAAFKAGELERDFIAVVRFQGPAANGMPELHGLMPPLGVLQDKGYKVAIVTDGRMSGASGKVPSAIHMTPEAAHGGLLAKVRDGDRMVLDVHEKRLELLVDAAELAKREPAAPSLLHNRHGMGRELFALMRQNVGSAEEGATIFDAVGEERA; the protein is encoded by the coding sequence ATGCATCCCGTTATCCTTGAAGTGACCGAGCGGATCCGAGCACGATCCCTCCCGACCCGCGAACGCTACCTGCAGCGGATCGAGGCGGCGCACCATGCACACCGCGCCAACCGCGAAGTGCTGGGGTGCAGCAACCTTGCCCACGCTATGGCGGCGGAGTCCGACGATGAAAAGCGCAAACTGGCGGGAACGGTGACACCCCATATCGGGATCGTCACCGCCTACAACGACATGCTCTCCGCGCACCAGCCCTTTGCCACCTATCCCCCGCTGATCAAGCGGGCCCTCATGGACGTCGGTGCCACGGCACAGGTCGCCGGCGGGGTCCCGGCAATGTGCGACGGGGTGACCCAGTCGCAGCCGGGAATGGAGCTCTCGCTCTTCAGCCGGGACACCATCGCGATGGCGACAGGCATCGCCCTGTCGCACAACGTCTTCGACGGGGCGCTCTACCTCGGCGTCTGCGACAAGATCGTGCCGGGGCTGCTTATCGGGGCGCTGACCTTCGGGCACCTGCCTGCCGTTTTCGTCCCCGCGGGGCCGATGCCCTCGGGGATCAGCAATGCCGAAAAGGCGCTGGTGCGCCAGGAGTACGCCCAGGGCAAAGTCGGCAAGGACGCCCTGCTGCGGACCGAGGCCGCTTCGTACCACAGCAGCGGGACCTGTACCTTCTACGGTACGGCCAACTCCAACCAGATGCTGATGGAGATTATGGGGCTGCACATCCCCGGCAGCGCCTTCGTCAACACCAACACCCCGCTGCGCGACGCGCTGACGACGGCGGCGGCGCAGCGGGCGGCGGCACTGACCCAGCTGGGCGATGACTACCTGCCCGTCGGGCGGATGATCGACGAGTGCAGTTTCGTCAACGCCGTCATCGGCCTGATGGCGACGGGGGGGTCGACGAACCACACCCTTCACCTCATCGCCATGGCAAAGGCTGCGGGGATCGTGCTCACCTGGGACGATTTCGACGCCCTTTCCGCCGTGACCCCTCTGCTTTGCAAGATGTACCCCAACGGCCAGGCGGACGTCAACCACTTCCGCGACGCGGGGGGCATGGGCCTCGTTATCCGCGAACTCCTCGACGCGGGGCTGCTGCACGAGGAGGTCCAGACCGTGATGGGGCCGGGACTGCGCCGCTACGCGGAATCCCCGCTGCTCGAGGCGGGAAAACTGGCCTTTGTGCCCGCACCGGAGGTATCGCGCAACCCCGACGTCGTTTCGACCGTGGGGGAACCCTTCTCCCACGAAGGGGGGCTGGCGCTGCTGGAGGGGAACCTCGGCCGCAGCGTCATCAAGATCTCCGCGCTCAAGCCGGAACTGATGCATATCGAGGGCGAAGCGCGGGTCTTCGACTCCCAGGAGGCGCTGCAGGCGGCTTTCAAGGCGGGGGAGCTCGAACGCGACTTCATCGCCGTTGTCCGTTTCCAGGGGCCCGCAGCCAACGGCATGCCGGAGCTGCACGGCCTGATGCCGCCGCTGGGCGTACTGCAGGATAAGGGGTACAAGGTCGCCATCGTCACCGACGGCCGGATGTCGGGAGCGTCGGGCAAGGTACCCTCTGCGATCCATATGACGCCCGAAGCGGCCCATGGCGGCCTGCTGGCAAAGGTACGCGACGGGGATCGCATGGTGCTTGACGTGCATGAAAAGAGGCTGGAGCTCCTCGTCGACGCGGCGGAGCTGGCCAAGCGGGAACCCGCTGCGCCGTCGCTCCTGCACAATCGGCACGGCATGGGGCGGGAGCTCTTCGCCCTTATGCGTCAGAACGTCGGCAGCGCCGAAGAGGGCGCGACGATCTTTGATGCGGTCGGAGAGGAGCGGGCATGA
- the proB gene encoding glutamate 5-kinase: MKRIVLKVGTAVLTENNNIAKERMLNLVSLIAELKKKYDVVLVSSGAVAAGYSALKLDKRKQIGKKALAAAGQPILMTSYKKKFDIYNIDTAQILLTEDDFDSRKRTKMFQEIIDAHLENDILPIVNENDITSTPDQLFGDNDQLSANVAFAIGAEELVILSDIEGYYDMNPKEHADAKLRKKVTVLTPGELMDEATPSSFFATGGIVTKLKAADFVMRRGIDMFLCNGFDLTAARNYLLNGKQTSGTLFTTE; encoded by the coding sequence ATGAAACGAATAGTACTCAAGGTCGGAACTGCCGTGCTGACCGAAAACAACAACATCGCAAAGGAGCGGATGCTCAACCTCGTCTCGCTCATTGCCGAGTTGAAGAAAAAATACGATGTCGTTCTGGTCAGTTCCGGTGCCGTTGCGGCGGGCTACTCCGCCCTCAAGCTCGACAAGCGCAAGCAGATCGGCAAAAAAGCGCTGGCGGCGGCGGGGCAGCCCATTTTGATGACCAGTTACAAAAAGAAATTCGATATCTACAATATCGATACGGCACAGATCCTTCTGACCGAGGACGATTTCGACTCCCGCAAACGCACCAAGATGTTCCAGGAGATCATCGACGCGCACCTGGAAAACGATATTCTTCCTATCGTTAACGAGAACGACATCACTTCCACGCCTGACCAGCTTTTCGGCGATAACGACCAGCTCTCCGCGAATGTCGCCTTTGCAATCGGGGCGGAAGAGCTGGTGATTCTCAGCGATATCGAGGGGTATTACGACATGAACCCCAAAGAGCATGCGGATGCGAAGCTGCGCAAAAAGGTGACGGTCCTGACCCCCGGCGAGCTGATGGATGAAGCAACCCCCAGCAGCTTCTTCGCGACCGGCGGCATCGTGACCAAACTGAAAGCCGCCGATTTTGTGATGCGGCGCGGTATCGACATGTTCTTGTGCAACGGTTTCGATCTGACCGCCGCCCGCAACTATCTGCTCAACGGCAAACAGACGTCGGGAACCCTCTTTACAACGGAGTGA
- a CDS encoding peptide methionine sulfoxide reductase, translating into MSYREKLRAFPDGAQEVLYEGKRWLMRKETHLDGRLIKLYAEELGGNDFVSLNYYETASAPLLKPCEMPAEKVIAFIERATLP; encoded by the coding sequence ATGTCCTACCGTGAAAAACTGCGCGCCTTTCCAGACGGGGCGCAGGAGGTGCTTTACGAGGGGAAACGCTGGCTTATGCGCAAAGAGACGCACCTGGATGGCAGGCTCATCAAGCTCTACGCCGAAGAGCTCGGGGGAAATGACTTCGTGAGCCTTAACTACTATGAGACGGCCTCCGCCCCCCTGCTCAAACCCTGCGAGATGCCCGCGGAGAAGGTGATCGCCTTTATCGAGAGGGCTACGCTGCCGTAA
- a CDS encoding outer membrane protein transport protein, whose translation MKTSARLALAAVAALGATSAYATNGDHLIGLGAKARGMGGIGIGMSHGAESALANPAMITEVPATEISFGGTVFMPDVKYDGGAGYRQSDADLNVIPEVSIAAKINDNLYLGVGMWGTGGMGTDYREDTSGTTMQMVTNLQLMQFGVPVAYTTHGLSIGATAIVQYGALDINYNNGTTVGSGIAQDIALGYTLGASYDLGEAGITGAKLGFVYKSGITMDYKDQLTNATAPFASAGVTGISSELEQPAEYGAGLSYTLGGHTAAFDYKHIAWSDATGYKDFGWKDQDVFMFGYQFTSDMGQLRAGYNYAKSPIRELDWMSNGGAALNMFNLLGFPATVEQHFTVGGTYNFNETLACDLAFAYAPETEERFTSASISGPYEIGSKHSQTSVSMQVTYSF comes from the coding sequence ATGAAAACATCAGCACGCTTGGCACTGGCAGCCGTTGCGGCCCTCGGGGCAACCTCCGCATACGCGACTAACGGCGACCACCTCATCGGGCTCGGTGCAAAAGCACGCGGCATGGGCGGCATCGGTATCGGCATGAGCCACGGGGCGGAATCGGCGCTGGCCAACCCCGCGATGATCACCGAAGTCCCGGCCACCGAGATCTCTTTCGGCGGCACGGTGTTCATGCCGGATGTCAAATACGACGGGGGTGCGGGTTACCGCCAGAGCGATGCCGACCTTAATGTCATTCCGGAAGTATCGATCGCGGCCAAGATCAATGACAACCTCTATCTCGGCGTAGGGATGTGGGGTACCGGGGGCATGGGGACCGATTACCGCGAAGACACCTCGGGGACTACGATGCAGATGGTGACGAACCTGCAGCTGATGCAGTTCGGCGTCCCGGTAGCATATACCACCCACGGATTGAGCATCGGTGCAACGGCGATTGTGCAGTACGGGGCACTGGATATCAACTATAACAACGGGACCACCGTGGGCTCAGGCATCGCGCAGGATATCGCGCTGGGGTACACCCTTGGGGCGTCGTACGACCTGGGCGAAGCCGGCATCACGGGCGCGAAGCTAGGCTTCGTCTACAAATCCGGCATCACGATGGATTACAAAGACCAGCTCACGAATGCAACGGCCCCCTTTGCCTCCGCGGGCGTTACCGGCATCTCCTCCGAGCTGGAGCAGCCGGCCGAATACGGCGCGGGGCTCTCCTACACTCTGGGCGGCCATACTGCCGCGTTCGACTATAAACATATCGCCTGGAGCGACGCCACAGGGTACAAGGATTTCGGCTGGAAAGATCAGGACGTCTTTATGTTCGGTTATCAGTTCACTTCCGACATGGGGCAGCTCAGAGCGGGATACAACTACGCCAAGAGCCCGATCAGAGAGCTCGACTGGATGAGCAACGGCGGCGCGGCGCTGAACATGTTCAACCTGCTCGGTTTCCCGGCCACCGTGGAACAGCACTTCACTGTGGGGGGCACCTATAATTTCAATGAAACGCTCGCGTGCGACCTCGCCTTCGCCTATGCGCCGGAAACGGAAGAACGGTTTACCTCCGCCAGCATCTCCGGCCCGTACGAAATCGGATCGAAACACAGCCAGACCAGCGTCAGCATGCAGGTAACGTACTCCTTCTGA
- the eda gene encoding bifunctional 4-hydroxy-2-oxoglutarate aldolase/2-dehydro-3-deoxy-phosphogluconate aldolase encodes MTAIELFNISPVVPVVVLARVADAVPLAEALLEGGVGIMEVTLRSDAALECIEAIAKVVPEMNVGAGTVINAGDLLRVRDAGGRFSFSPGISPELLSASAQEGITFIPGVATASELMAAINAGITGCKLFPATAVGGVELLKGFAGPFPEMRFCPTGGVSLANMNDFLSLPNVSCVGGSWIVPKAAVGAGEFEKITALCKEALGSVRS; translated from the coding sequence ATGACAGCGATTGAACTTTTTAACATCTCGCCGGTCGTCCCGGTCGTCGTACTCGCGCGTGTGGCGGATGCCGTGCCGCTGGCCGAAGCGCTGCTCGAAGGGGGCGTGGGCATTATGGAAGTGACCCTGCGCAGCGACGCGGCGCTGGAGTGCATCGAGGCGATCGCCAAAGTGGTACCGGAGATGAATGTCGGTGCGGGCACCGTCATCAACGCCGGCGACCTGTTGCGTGTCCGTGATGCGGGGGGACGGTTTTCGTTCAGCCCCGGTATCAGCCCGGAGCTGCTGTCGGCGAGTGCGCAGGAGGGGATCACCTTTATCCCCGGCGTCGCGACGGCCAGCGAGCTGATGGCGGCCATCAATGCCGGCATCACCGGGTGCAAACTCTTCCCCGCTACGGCCGTCGGTGGTGTCGAACTGCTCAAGGGGTTTGCGGGGCCTTTCCCGGAGATGCGTTTCTGCCCCACCGGCGGTGTCAGTCTGGCGAATATGAACGACTTTCTCTCGCTGCCCAACGTCTCCTGCGTGGGGGGCAGCTGGATCGTTCCGAAAGCGGCAGTAGGTGCAGGTGAGTTCGAAAAGATCACGGCGTTATGTAAAGAGGCGCTCGGCAGTGTCCGGAGCTGA
- a CDS encoding MOSC domain-containing protein, with the protein MNEIQGRVTSLLIGPEAKQPLTRVPSVTAVAGRGLVGDRYYFGRGSFNAPQFDQSVREVTLIAAEAIAECNKRLGTTLDLADFRRNIVTEGIDLALLKGKRFRIGEVTLRWVRSAPPCRYLSRLLGEDMMIGLKGIGGIRAVIETGGTISEGDTLYVLP; encoded by the coding sequence ATGAATGAAATACAGGGCAGGGTCACATCCCTTCTTATCGGTCCCGAAGCAAAACAGCCGCTTACACGTGTGCCCTCCGTTACTGCCGTTGCCGGCAGGGGACTTGTCGGCGACCGCTACTATTTCGGCCGCGGCAGTTTCAATGCGCCCCAGTTCGATCAAAGTGTGCGGGAAGTGACGCTGATCGCCGCCGAAGCGATCGCCGAATGCAACAAGAGGCTCGGTACGACCCTTGACCTTGCCGATTTCCGGCGCAATATCGTCACAGAAGGGATTGACCTGGCCCTGCTGAAGGGAAAGCGGTTCCGTATCGGGGAGGTGACGCTGCGGTGGGTGCGGAGCGCGCCGCCCTGCCGCTACCTATCGCGCCTTTTGGGCGAGGACATGATGATTGGTCTCAAGGGGATAGGCGGTATCCGCGCCGTGATTGAAACGGGCGGGACGATCAGTGAAGGGGATACTCTTTATGTCCTACCGTGA
- the pgl gene encoding 6-phosphogluconolactonase, with translation MKSTENVFHIYDSLPTLHKMLAYKVARDLETAIAAKGSASLMLSGGNTPRPFLVQLAAENIDWSRVTVGLVDERWVDPESGASNENLVRSELLANGAGAATFVGMYHSGETTTEAVSEVEADYKALFPFDVVVLGMGGDGHTASLFPGRPELQTLLNDTVLCGAAEAPVDPKERMSLSLYAIASAAHCYLHIEGGAKLAVYEAALDGDEVDTMPVRAILNHPDIALEVFYA, from the coding sequence ATGAAGAGCACTGAGAACGTTTTTCACATCTACGATTCGCTCCCGACCCTGCATAAGATGCTGGCCTACAAGGTGGCGCGGGACCTCGAAACGGCCATTGCGGCCAAGGGGAGCGCGTCGCTGATGCTCTCGGGCGGGAATACGCCGCGCCCCTTCCTCGTCCAGCTTGCCGCCGAGAATATCGACTGGAGCCGGGTGACCGTGGGGCTCGTGGACGAACGCTGGGTCGATCCGGAATCGGGGGCGAGCAACGAGAACCTGGTCCGCAGCGAGCTGCTGGCCAACGGGGCGGGTGCGGCGACTTTCGTCGGCATGTACCATTCCGGCGAGACGACGACGGAGGCGGTATCCGAGGTCGAGGCCGATTACAAGGCCCTTTTCCCCTTCGACGTCGTGGTGCTGGGGATGGGCGGCGACGGCCATACCGCCTCGCTCTTTCCCGGGCGGCCTGAACTGCAGACGCTGCTGAACGATACTGTACTCTGCGGGGCCGCCGAGGCGCCGGTGGATCCGAAAGAGCGGATGTCGCTATCGCTGTATGCCATCGCCTCTGCTGCGCACTGCTACCTGCACATCGAGGGCGGGGCGAAACTGGCCGTCTACGAAGCCGCCCTTGACGGCGACGAAGTCGATACAATGCCGGTGAGGGCTATACTGAACCATCCCGACATTGCCCTGGAAGTCTTTTACGCATAG
- the zwf gene encoding glucose-6-phosphate dehydrogenase, which translates to MSETANVCDIVIFGGHGDLSLRKLIPALYHLCSDGYVAPTSRIIATSRHDVPREEHLALVKEKLQFFLKEGCFEEAKWETFARQLEVVTVDLGVEESYGALSAMLGEYPDRDRVNYLSTAPTFFGPICKALNHWQLITPKSRVVLEKPIGRDLASSREINNEVALYFEEQAIFRIDHYLGKDTVQNILALRFSNMLFMPLWNGQDIDHIQITAAESVGLEGRHSYYEDYGAFRDMIQNHLMQLLCLVAMEPPCSLEADSIRDEKVKVLRSLRPFGSDDVRDKTVRGRYTAGVINSEKVPGYLEEGVSPDSTTETFAAVRVEVDNWRWQGVPFYLRTGKRMSKRYTEIVVQFKEVPYQIFANKGRCISPNRLVIMLQPEESIKLKIMTKIPGLSEQMHLREMALDLNIPENAPRTPEAYERLLLDVIRNNATLFMRRDEVEAAWKWADPILEEWEGGTVGLKNYAAGTDGPTAAIAMIERDGRSWYEEH; encoded by the coding sequence ATGAGTGAAACCGCCAACGTTTGCGATATTGTTATTTTCGGAGGGCACGGGGACCTTTCCCTGCGGAAGCTGATTCCGGCCCTTTACCATCTCTGCAGCGACGGTTACGTCGCCCCGACGAGCCGTATCATCGCCACGAGCCGCCATGACGTACCGCGCGAGGAGCACCTTGCCCTGGTGAAGGAGAAGCTGCAGTTTTTCCTCAAGGAGGGCTGCTTCGAAGAGGCCAAATGGGAGACCTTCGCGCGGCAGCTCGAGGTGGTCACCGTCGACCTGGGCGTGGAGGAGAGCTACGGCGCGCTGTCGGCAATGCTCGGCGAATACCCCGACCGGGACCGCGTCAACTACCTCTCGACCGCCCCGACCTTCTTCGGACCGATCTGCAAGGCGCTCAACCACTGGCAGCTGATCACGCCGAAAAGCCGTGTGGTCCTGGAAAAGCCGATCGGCCGTGACCTGGCATCGTCACGGGAGATCAACAACGAGGTCGCCCTCTATTTCGAAGAGCAGGCGATCTTCCGTATCGACCACTACCTGGGCAAGGATACGGTGCAGAACATTCTTGCGCTGCGTTTCTCGAACATGCTCTTTATGCCGCTGTGGAACGGCCAGGATATTGACCATATCCAGATCACGGCGGCCGAGAGCGTCGGTCTGGAGGGGCGGCACAGCTACTACGAGGACTACGGCGCCTTCCGGGACATGATCCAGAACCACCTCATGCAGCTGCTCTGCCTTGTGGCGATGGAGCCGCCCTGTTCGCTCGAAGCGGACAGCATCCGCGACGAAAAGGTGAAAGTGCTGCGTTCACTCCGCCCCTTCGGTTCGGATGATGTCCGGGACAAAACGGTCCGGGGCCGCTATACGGCGGGGGTGATCAACTCCGAAAAAGTCCCCGGGTACCTCGAGGAGGGGGTTTCGCCCGATTCGACGACGGAGACCTTCGCGGCGGTGAGGGTCGAAGTGGACAACTGGCGCTGGCAGGGGGTGCCCTTCTACCTGCGGACCGGCAAACGGATGAGCAAGCGCTATACGGAGATCGTCGTCCAGTTCAAAGAGGTGCCGTACCAGATCTTCGCCAACAAGGGGCGCTGCATCTCCCCGAACCGGCTGGTCATCATGCTCCAGCCCGAGGAGAGCATCAAGCTCAAGATCATGACGAAGATCCCGGGCCTCTCCGAACAGATGCACCTGCGGGAGATGGCGCTCGACCTGAACATTCCCGAAAACGCGCCGCGCACCCCGGAAGCGTACGAGCGCCTGCTGCTCGATGTCATCCGGAACAATGCCACGCTCTTTATGCGGCGCGATGAGGTCGAAGCCGCGTGGAAATGGGCGGACCCGATTCTCGAAGAGTGGGAAGGGGGCACGGTCGGCCTCAAGAATTACGCCGCCGGTACCGACGGCCCGACCGCGGCCATCGCGATGATCGAACGTGACGGCAGGAGCTGGTATGAAGAGCACTGA